In a single window of the Dreissena polymorpha isolate Duluth1 chromosome 3, UMN_Dpol_1.0, whole genome shotgun sequence genome:
- the LOC127871291 gene encoding sialate O-acetylesterase-like, translated as MGGLRLYFCLILHISVFHYNDAVVKFANYYTHHMVLQKAPAQAHIWGTGGAINQSVIVVMDGQTVATPAANDAGVWEVLLPATVEGGPHTISVTSNGTTVSLRDVLFGDVWICSGQSNMEYHMNKIRNYSALVTTAMQRNNFRIVRLDHNALNRSTNEPAIVFAWQAPDRDWQTDKFSAVCLIFAIELSQHVTQPLGMVETNWGGTPIEAWSSPEALAACPQQKKKRAIDQNLPSVLYNGMIAPILPMTIFGAIWYQGEANAVIPHLYACQFKAMISDWRAKFHQASKNQTSSTFPFGFVQLAPFRNKTINAGFPDIRWAQTAKYGYVPNPTLTNVFMAVAMDLPDFDSPQGSIHPRYKEDIAARLALGALGVAYGQKNIDYQGPFPTRFSHTGQRMTIEYDNGNSDIAVRTINGFEVCCGPTESQVCQATGWIAAPISEHGPTTVTLDTSGCHGNNHIVAGVRYAWEESPCDFKKCAVYGMGTNLPAPPFVKEAPF; from the exons ATGGGCGGTTTACGTTTGTATTTCTGCTTGATTTTACATATTTCAGTGTTTCACTACAATG ACGCTGTGGTGAAATTCGCCAACTACTACACCCATCACATGGTTCTCCAAAAGGCTCCTGCCCAAGCACACATCTGGGGAACTGGAGGAGCAATCAATCAATCCGTTATAGTGGTAATGGATGGCCAGACTGTGGCCACTCCCGCCGCCAATGACGCTGGCGTCTGGGAAGTATTACTTCCGGCGACAGTTGAAGGAGGCCCACACACTATCTCTGTGACCTCCAATGGAACCACGGTTTCGCTGCGTGATGTATTGTTTGGCGATGTTTGGATTTGCTCAGGGCAAAGCAACATGGAGTACCATATGAATAAG ataCGAAACTACTCGGCGTTAGTGACGACAGCCATGCAGAGAAACAATTTTCGGATTGTCCGTCTAGATCATAACGCATTGAACAGGTCGACAAATGAACCTGCGATTGTGTTTGCATGGCAGGCTCCGGATCGGG ATTGGCAAACGGATAAATTCTCAGCTGTATGCCTTATATTCGCCATTGAGCTGTCCCAACATGTTACCCAACCCTTAGGGATGGTTGAGACCAACTGGGGTGGCACCCCCATCGAGGCGTGGTCTTCGCCCGAAGCGCTCGCCGCCTGCCCGCAGCAAAAAAAGAAACG AGCTATCGATCAAAATCTTCCGAGCGTGTTGTACAACGGTATGATTGCGCCGATATTGCCAATGACGATTTTCGGTGCTATTTGGTACCAAG GTGAAGCCAACGCTGTAATACCGCATTTGTACGCATGCCAGTTCAAGGCGATGATAAGCGACTGGCGGGCGAAATTCCACCAGGCGTCTAAAAATCAGACTAGCAGCACGTTCCCTTTTGGCTTTGTTCAG CTCGCGCCGTTTCGCAACAAAACTATTAATGCTGGTTTCCCGGATATTCGCTGGGCACAAACGGCGAAATATGGTTACGTGCCAAACCCAACCCTTACAAACGTTTTTATGGCCGTTGCTATGGATCTCCCTGACTTCGACTCACCGCAAGGCTC AATCCATCCCCGCTACAAGGAGGACATTGCTGCCCGCCTGGCCCTTGGTGCTCTAGGTGTTGCCTACGGTCAAAAGAACATCGACTATCAGGGACCTTTCCCCACCCGCTTCTCTCACACTGGCCAGAGAATGACCATCGAATATGACAACGGAAACAGCGACATTGCCGTACGAACAATAAACGGCTTTGAG GTTTGCTGTGGACCCACTGAAAGCCAAGTGTGCCAAGCGACCGGATGGATAGCTGCTCCTATATCTGAACATGGCCCTACCACCGTTACACTTGACACTTCCGGATGCCATGGAAACAACCACATCGTGGCGGGAGTCCGTTACGCATGGGAGGAAAGTCCGTGTGACTTCAAGAAATGCGCCGTATATGGAATGGGAACCAATCTTCCGGCTCCACCCTTTGTGAAGGAAGCTCCTTTTTAA